A genomic region of Gemmata massiliana contains the following coding sequences:
- a CDS encoding TIGR03960 family B12-binding radical SAM protein has product MLNTAVREAVMRVLPRVKTPAQYTGGELHSVPKDHRHVRGKVCLCFPDAYTLGMSHHGFQVLYTIMNNDPQWACERAFAPWLDFEGELRRSRLPLYGLETFTPLSEFDIIGFSLQYEVCYTNLLTMIDLGGVPLFSNERMVTDPLVIAGGPGAQNPELLAPFVDLFVIGDGEESLPWVMEKWMALKEVAIREGDLTHKRRMEMLAELVGSTKWAYAPAFYVFDYHADGTIATVNRTRSDVPAQIESCTITQDLDSIPLPTKPVVSFVQTPHDRIAIEIMRGCPWQCRFCQSTVIKRPLRVRSVETIVQAALDSYRNTGMNEISLLSLSSSDYPHFEELVRRMHEVFGPLGVNVSLPSLRVNHQLRSVPQLMQGWRRAGLTLAPEVARDDMRTQIRKPIKNDDLVEGCREAFKAGMSHVKLYFLCGLPGERSVDLDGIVELAEAISEVGKQATGRYKEVTASVSNFIPKPHTPYQWNGMQSREYFRWAGDYLHRQKRNKWVKIKQHDVETSLLEGILTRGDRRVAPGLHEAWRRGARFDGWKECFRPELWWKSFADMGIDVDFYRSRQRPIGEKLPWDHVNVKKGRAYLEKEQERSVIQLRVMAEAVSGEGGEGGQRPTGCGG; this is encoded by the coding sequence ATGTTGAACACCGCCGTTCGTGAAGCCGTCATGCGGGTGTTGCCGCGTGTGAAGACGCCCGCTCAGTACACCGGCGGCGAGCTTCACTCCGTGCCCAAAGATCACCGCCACGTGCGCGGAAAAGTGTGCCTGTGCTTCCCGGACGCCTACACGCTCGGGATGAGCCACCACGGGTTCCAGGTGCTGTACACGATCATGAACAACGACCCGCAGTGGGCCTGCGAGCGGGCGTTCGCACCGTGGTTGGATTTCGAGGGCGAACTGCGCCGCAGCCGGCTGCCGCTGTACGGGCTGGAAACGTTCACGCCGCTGTCAGAGTTCGACATCATCGGGTTCAGCCTCCAGTACGAGGTGTGCTACACGAACCTGCTCACGATGATCGACCTCGGCGGCGTTCCGCTGTTCAGCAACGAGCGGATGGTGACGGACCCGCTCGTGATCGCGGGCGGTCCCGGTGCGCAGAATCCGGAGTTACTCGCGCCGTTCGTTGATCTGTTTGTCATCGGGGACGGTGAAGAGTCGCTGCCGTGGGTGATGGAAAAGTGGATGGCGCTGAAAGAGGTCGCGATCCGCGAAGGTGACCTGACGCACAAGCGCCGGATGGAGATGCTCGCCGAACTGGTCGGCAGCACGAAGTGGGCCTACGCGCCCGCGTTCTACGTGTTCGACTACCACGCGGACGGCACGATCGCGACGGTCAACCGCACACGGAGCGACGTCCCCGCGCAAATCGAGAGCTGCACGATCACCCAGGATCTCGATTCGATCCCGCTCCCCACGAAGCCGGTCGTGTCGTTCGTGCAGACGCCCCACGACCGTATCGCGATCGAGATCATGCGCGGGTGCCCGTGGCAGTGCCGGTTCTGCCAGTCCACGGTCATCAAGCGCCCGCTGCGGGTGCGCTCGGTCGAAACCATCGTCCAGGCCGCTTTGGATAGCTACCGCAACACCGGGATGAACGAAATCAGTCTGCTGTCGCTTTCGAGCAGCGATTACCCGCACTTCGAGGAGCTGGTCCGGCGGATGCACGAGGTGTTCGGGCCGCTTGGGGTGAACGTCTCGTTGCCGAGTCTGCGCGTGAACCACCAACTCCGGAGCGTGCCGCAACTGATGCAGGGATGGCGCCGGGCCGGACTGACGCTTGCACCTGAAGTCGCACGCGACGACATGCGGACGCAGATCCGCAAGCCGATCAAGAACGACGACCTCGTTGAAGGCTGCCGCGAAGCGTTCAAGGCGGGCATGTCCCACGTGAAGCTCTACTTCCTGTGTGGGCTGCCCGGCGAGCGCTCGGTGGACCTGGACGGCATTGTGGAACTCGCGGAGGCGATCAGCGAGGTCGGGAAGCAGGCGACCGGCCGGTACAAGGAAGTGACTGCGAGCGTGTCCAACTTCATCCCGAAGCCGCACACGCCGTACCAGTGGAACGGGATGCAGTCGCGCGAGTACTTCCGCTGGGCGGGCGACTACCTGCACCGCCAGAAGCGGAACAAGTGGGTGAAGATCAAACAGCACGACGTCGAAACGAGCCTCCTCGAAGGCATCCTGACGCGCGGCGACCGGCGCGTGGCGCCCGGGCTCCACGAGGCGTGGCGGCGCGGCGCCCGGTTCGACGGCTGGAAGGAGTGCTTCCGCCCGGAACTGTGGTGGAAGTCGTTCGCGGACATGGGAATCGATGTGGACTTCTACCGGTCGCGCCAGCGGCCGATCGGTGAGAAGCTCCCGTGGGACCATGTGAACGTGAAGAAGGGGCGCGCGTACCTGGAAAAGGAGCAAGAGCGCAGCGTCATCCAGCTCCGCGTGATGGCCGAAGCCGTGAGCGGCGAGGGCGGGGAGGGGGGCCAGCGGCCCACCGGGTGCGGGGGGTAA